Sequence from the Microbacterium faecale genome:
CCTCGGCGACAGCCCCTGGTTCCTCCGGATGCTCCGCGACTCGGCGGGCGCGGCGGAATCTCTCACGATGCTGCTGAGCGGGTCGCGCTATGTCGGGGACCTCATGGAGTGGATCCCGGAGTCGGTCGCGTGGCTCGACAGCGGCGAGCAGCTGCGCCCGCGAGCCTTCGAGGTGCTCGATCACGAGGCGCGCGCGATCGTGCGACGGCGCGCGAAGGTCGCCGATGCGGCAAAGGGGATCCGCGCGATGCGTCGCCGAGAACTGCTGCGCACGGCGATCGGATCGATGACCGGCGCGCTCACGATCAAGGACGTCACCACGGCGCTCACGACGATCACGGACGTGACGATCTCGGCGTTGCTCACCGCGGTCTGCCGCGACGTGCTCGGAACCTCCTACGCCTCTGTCGAGTTCGCCGTGATCGGGATGGGGCGCTACGGCGGTGCCGAGATCGGCTTCGGATCCGACGCGGACGTGCTCTTCGTCTACCGCGCGGGCGAGGTCGAACCGCACGTCGCGGAGCCGCTCGCGCGGAAGATCGTCTCGGGGCTGCGCGAGGCTTCGGAGGACGCGTTGGTGCCGCTCGAGCTCGACGCCGAGCTGCGACCCGAAGGGCGCAAGGGCCCCGTGGTGCGCACGCTCGATGCATACGCGAACTACTACGAGAAGTGGTCCGTGTCGTGGGAGGCGCAGGCGCTGCTCCGCGCGCGGCCGGTGGCGGGCGACGAGCCCCTGCTCGCGGATTTCATGGCTCTCGTCGATGAGGTGCGCTATCCGTCGGATGCGAAGGAAGCCGACGTGCGCGAGATCAAGCGGATCAAGGCACGCGTGGAAGCCGAGCGGATCCCCGGCAGCGTGGATCCCGCGCGCCACCTGAAGCTCGGACCCGGGGGACTCGCCGATGTGGAATGGCTCGTCCAATTGATCCAGATGAAGCACGCGCATCGCGTGCCGGAGCTGCGGACGCCTCGGACGTTGCATGCGCTGCAGGCCGCCTTCGACGCCGACCTGCTCGAACGCTCGGCCGGACGCCGTCTCGGCGCCGCCTGGCGTCTTGCGACGCGCCTGCGCTCCGCGAACACGCTGCTGACGGGCAGGACGAGCGACCTGCTGCCGACCGACTATCGGTCGCTCGACGGCATCGGGCGCATCCTGGACCGCCCGGCGGGATCCGGCCAGCTTGTAGAAGAGCAATGGCTGCGCGCCGGACGACGGGCCCGTCGCACCTATGAGGACGTGTTCTACGATCTGTAGTATGACCGGTTCGACGTCCCGTGGCAGCACCTCGCGCTCGCACGTGGACGTCGGCCGTGACGCCGTGATGACGTTCCGCGCGGCGGCGATCGCCGTCGCCGACGCGCTCGTTCGGCAGACGACCCCGCGCTTCGGTGACCGTCGTTACGGCATGTGCGGACGCCTGCGGACCTACGACACCTTGCTCGAGCACTGAGGGAGAGGAGCCCGTCATGCGCATCGCCGTGCCGGCCGAGATCAAGAACAGCGAGAACCGGGTCGCCGCGATCCCCGCGGGCGTGGACGCGCTCGTGCAGCGCGGGCACGAGGTGTTCGTGCAGGCCGGCGCAGGAGAGGGCTCACGGATCGCGGACGACGAGTACGCCGCTGCCGGGGCGACGATCCTCACGGGCGCGGAGGAGACATGGCGCGCGGGGGACCTCGTCCTGAAGGTCAAGGAGCCCGAGGCCTCCGAGTACGCGTATCTGCGAGACGACCTCACGCTCTTCACCTACCTGCACCTCGCCGCGGACCGCCCCTTGACGGAGGCGCTCATGCGCGCCGGGACGACGGCCGTCGCGTACGAGACGGTACGTGGGGCGGACGGATCGCTTCCCCTGCTCACGCCCATGTCGACGGTCGCCGGGCGGCTGTCGGTGGCCGTGGGCGCCTACCACCTCATGCGCGCTCAGGGCGGTCGCGGATCACTGCTCGGCGGGGTCCCCGGCGTTCCGCGCGGGAACGTCGTCGTGATCGGCGGCGGCGTCGCGGGGGAGAATGCCGTGGCGAACGCACTCGGGCTCGGCGCCCGCGTGACGGTGCTCGACGTGGACATCGACCGTCTCGGAGAGCTGGAGGCGCGGTTCGGCAACGGGCTCGTGACGCGTCACTCCACGCGCTTCGCCGTGGCGGATGCCGTGGCGGACGCGGATCTCGTCATCGGGTCCGTCCTCATTCCGGGAGCTGCGGCGCCGAAGCTCGTCACGGATGACATGGTGCGTGCGATGCGGCCCGGATCCGTGCTCGTCGATATTGCGATCGATCAGGGCGGCTGTTTCGAGGGGTCGCGTCCGACGACGCACGACGCCCCGACCTTCACCCGCCACGAGTGCATTTACTACTGCGTGACGAATATGCCGGGCGCGGTGCCTGCCACGTCGACGCATGCGCTCACCAATGCGACGCTCCCGTACGTCCAGCGTGTCGCCGACCGCGGCTGGGATGCGGCGGCCGACGCGGACTCCGCTCTGGCGGCGGGCCTCAATGTTCGCGGCGGCGAGATCGTCAACGCGGCGGTCGCCCGCGCGTTCTCGTGACGGAGATGACGCGGCCGCGCCGCCTCGGTTGAGGAGGCGCGGCCGTCAGTCCTCAGTCGTCTGCGTCGATGCCCATGCCGGGCACGGCCGTATCACCGGGGGCGGCCTTCACCGCATCCTCGATGCGCTGCCCGATGACCGGGTCGACGTTCTTCCAGTACTGGAACGCGTTGGACAGCACGGGCTCGGCGACGCCGTCGAGTGCACCGGCGACGGTCTTCACGAACTCGTCGCGCTGGGCATCGTCGAATACCTCGCGCACCAGGGTGCCGGGCTGGCCGAAGTCGTCGTCGTCGGCGTGCAGGTTGTATGCGTGCCGTGTAAGTTCGCCGTCGGCTTCCCACCCGTTCTCCACCGGGCCCTCCTCGTCCGACCACGAGTCGCCGAATGAGTTCGGGGCGTACACGGAGCGCGCACCGGTGTGGTCGTACCACATGTTGCCCTCGAAGTTGTAGGTGTGCACCTCGTTGATGGGGCGGTTGACCGGCAGTTGCTGGAAGTTGGTGCCGACGCGATAGCGCTGGGCATCCTGGTACGAGAACGTGCGCCCCAGAAGCATCTTGTCCGGCGAGTTCCCCGTGCCGGGGACCATGTTCGCCGGCGAGAAGCTCGCCTGCTCGATCTGGGCGAAGAAGTTCTCCGGGTTGCGGTTCAGGGTCATCGTGCCGACCCTGATGCGCGGGTAGTCCTTCTTCGACCACACCTTCGTCAGGTCGAACGGGTTGAACCGGTACTCCTTGGCCTCGTCGTACGGCATGATCTGGAAGTACAGATCCCAGGACGGATGCTCGCCCCGTCCGATGGCCTCGAAGAGGTCCTGCCGATGGAAGTCGGCGTTGGCCCCGGCCATCTGCTCGGCCTCCTCGTTCGTGAGGTGCTCCATGCCCTGGTTCGTCTGGAAGTGCCACTTCACCCAGAACCGCTCGCCGGCGGCATTGACCAGCGAGTAGGTGTGCGAGCTGTATCCGTTCATGTGCCGCCAGGTCTTCGGCAGTCCTCGCTCACCCATCAGGTAGGTGACCTGGTGGGCGGACTCGGGGTTGTTGGTCCAGAAGTCCCACTGCATGGTGCCGTCGCGCAGTCCGCTGTCGGGCAGGCGTTTCTGGGAGCGGATGAAGTGGGCGAACTTCATCGGATCGCGCACGAAGAAGACCGGGGTGTTGTTGCCCACCATGTCGAAGTTGCCCTCTTCGGTGTAGAACTTCAGCGCGAAGCCCCGCACATCGCGCCACGTGTCAGGCGAGCCCAGCTCTCCCGCCACGGTGGAGAACCGCGCCAGCATCTCGGTCTTCTTCCCCGGCTGAAGGAAGTCGGCCTTGGTGTACCGCGAGACGTCCTCGGTGACCTCGAACGTGCCGAAGGCGCCCGCGCCCTTCGCATGTGGACGGCGCTCTGGGACGTTCATCCGGTTGAAGTGCTGCATGGTCTCGATCAGGTGATGATCGTGCAGCACGACCGGACCATCATTGCCGACGGTGAGTGAGTTGCGGTCACTGACGGCCGGGATGCCCGCCTGCGTGGTGGATCCCGTGGCGTTGGGCGTCTTCTTCTCCATCTCGTCCTCCTTCTCCTGCGGATCGGAACCGTGATGCATGACGCTCGACGGCCCCGTGTGGCTCATGCTCTAGTCAAGCCCGGACCGGCTCGGAAGTGAAGGGGTTGACACCGATGCGCCGTGCGGTCGGCGGAGGCCGCCACTGGCCCATAAACCCGCTAGTTCTCGCTACACCCCGTAGTAGAGCTCGAATTCGTAGGGGTGCGGGCGCTGAGCGAGCGGGAGGATCTCATTCTCGACCTTGTAGTTGATCCAGGTCTCGATCAGCTCTTCGGAGAAAACGCCGCCTTCGAGAAGGAAGGCGTGATCCTGCCGCAGCGCCTCGAGGGCCTCGGGGAGCGTGGTGGGCAGCTGCGGGATGCCCTTCGCTTCTTCCGGCGGCAGCTCGTAGAGGTCCTTGTCGATCGGCGCCAGCGGCTCGATGCGGTTCTTGATGCCATCGATTCCCGCCATGAGCTGCGCGGCGAAGGCGAGGTACGGGTTCGACGACGCGTCGGGTGCGCGGAACTCGAGACGCTTCGCCTTCGGGTTGGCGCCCGTGAGCGGGATCCGGACGGCCGCCGAGCGGTTGCCGGCCGAGTAGACGAGGTTGATCGGCGCCTCGTAGCCCTTCACGAGCCGGTGGTACGAGTTGATCGTCGGGTTGGTGAAGGCGAGGACGGCGGGCGCGTGGGCGAGGAGACCGCCGATGTACCAGCGCGCGACGTCGGACAGCTGCGCGTAGCCCTGTTCGTCGAAGAAGAGGGGCTTGCCATCGAGCCACAGCGACTGGTGGGTGTGCATGCCGGAGCCGTTGTCGCCGAAGACGGGCTTGGGCATGAAGGTGGCGGTCTTGCCCCACTTGTCAGCGGTGTTCTTCACGATGTACTTGAACTTCAGGACGTCGTCGGCGGCGTGCACCATCGTGTCGAACTTGTAGTTGATCTCGGCCTGGCCGGGGGCGCCGACCTCGTGGTGGGCACGCTCCAGATCAAGGCCCACCTCGATGAGGTTCAATGAGATGTCGTCACGCAGGTCGGCCTGCTTGTCCACGGGCGGCACCGGGAAATATCCGCCCTTCGGCTGCGTCTTATTGCCGAGGTTGCCGCCTTCCTCCTCGCGGGCGCTGTTCCACGAGGCCTCGATGGAGTCGACCTGGTAGAAGCTCTTGCCGCCGCTGACCTCGTAGCGCACGTCGTCGAAGATGTAGAACTCGGCTTCGGGTGCGAAGAACGCGGTGTCGGCGATGCCCGTCGACTCGAGGTACTTCTCGGCCTTCTTGGCGACCTGGCGCGGATCCTTCGCATAGATCTCGCCGTTACGCGGGTTGTAGATATCGAAGATCATCACGAGCGTCTTGTGCGTACGGAACGGGTCGACGTACGCCGTTGTGACGTCGGGGATCAGCTGCATGTCTGACTCGTCGATTGACGCAAAGCCGCGGATCGAGGATCCGTCGAACATCTGGCCGACCGCGAAGAAGTCCTCGTCGACCGTCGACGCGGGGATGTTGAAATGTTGCTGGACGCCGGGGAGGTCGGTGAACCGGATGTCCAGGAACTTGACGTCCTCCTCCTTGATGAATGCGAGCACTTCGGAAGAGTCAGTGAACATGAAAGCTCCAGTTATGGGAATTGTCGGGCGGACCCGAGGCGGGCTGACCCGTCGAAACTACTCCGGGGCCGTTGCTCCGGAGTGTCTCGGATGTTTCCCCGATGTTACGGCGCACGCGATCGACGGGACAAACCGGCATCGCTGGTGTTCTCCCAGACGCGGCACACCGGCGCCTCAATAGGGTGGAGGAGTGACCCCCGATTCACGCGAACACGACTATCCCGGTAAGTCGATCGGGCTGCCGCGCAGTGGACCAGGCAGCATCGCGCCGCTCTCGCGCCGCGTCGGCGCGCTCGCGACGGACTGGATCGCTGTCGTGCTGCTGTCCGCGGCATTCTTCGACTACGCCTGGTGGTCGACGCTGGCGATCTTCTTCGTGATCCAGGCCGTGTTCATCCTCACGATGGCGGGGAGCCCCGGACACCGTCTGTGGGGAATGCGCGTGATTCGCCAGGGCGGCGGTTGGGCCGGTGTGTGGCGACCGCTCCTGCGGGCCCTGCTCACGGCGCTGGTGATCCCGGTCGCGATCTGGGATGAGGACCACCGCGGGCTTCACGACGTGCTCGCCGGCACGATCCTCGTCCGGCGCTGACCTCGCCCGCGGGCGTCAGCGGGGCTTGGGGGCGCGGACTTTCATCGGGTCGACGCCCTTCGGGATGGGGAGCGAGGACATCGCGCCCTGGGAGATCGAGTCGGTGCGCGCGATCAGCTGGGCCATGCCGCGTCGGTCGACGACCTTCGGCAGACGCTTGATCGTCTTGGCGAGTCGATCGATCGGCACGCTGTCTTCCTCACGTCCCACGTAGAACACGTTCACCGGCACGGCGTCGTGGGTGATGCGACGCGCGGTCGTGCGCTCCTTCTTGATGAGCTTCTCGAGGCGCTTGCGCGATCCTTCGCCGACGAGCACCACGCCGCCCCGCCCGACGGCGCGATAGACGCCGTCCTTCGACTTGGGGTTGAAGGAGACGGGCTCGTCGCCGCCGCGCCACTTCCGGCCGAGAAGGTTCGACACGACGTGGCCCGCCGCCCCCATCTGACCGTCGATCTGCGCGTACATCGCCTTCGTCGCGAGCCGGTTGAGCAACAGCATCGCGAAGATCATGCCCGCCATGAGACCCGTGAGG
This genomic interval carries:
- a CDS encoding RDD family protein yields the protein MTPDSREHDYPGKSIGLPRSGPGSIAPLSRRVGALATDWIAVVLLSAAFFDYAWWSTLAIFFVIQAVFILTMAGSPGHRLWGMRVIRQGGGWAGVWRPLLRALLTALVIPVAIWDEDHRGLHDVLAGTILVRR
- the ald gene encoding alanine dehydrogenase — its product is MRIAVPAEIKNSENRVAAIPAGVDALVQRGHEVFVQAGAGEGSRIADDEYAAAGATILTGAEETWRAGDLVLKVKEPEASEYAYLRDDLTLFTYLHLAADRPLTEALMRAGTTAVAYETVRGADGSLPLLTPMSTVAGRLSVAVGAYHLMRAQGGRGSLLGGVPGVPRGNVVVIGGGVAGENAVANALGLGARVTVLDVDIDRLGELEARFGNGLVTRHSTRFAVADAVADADLVIGSVLIPGAAAPKLVTDDMVRAMRPGSVLVDIAIDQGGCFEGSRPTTHDAPTFTRHECIYYCVTNMPGAVPATSTHALTNATLPYVQRVADRGWDAAADADSALAAGLNVRGGEIVNAAVARAFS
- a CDS encoding DUF4191 family protein, which produces MASRTPAAEKRPGIFSTIKSLIGFTRKPYPWVVWVLPLILVAGIGIAIGLAAVLQQSWWAYIFWGLTGLMAGMIFAMLLLNRLATKAMYAQIDGQMGAAGHVVSNLLGRKWRGGDEPVSFNPKSKDGVYRAVGRGGVVLVGEGSRKRLEKLIKKERTTARRITHDAVPVNVFYVGREEDSVPIDRLAKTIKRLPKVVDRRGMAQLIARTDSISQGAMSSLPIPKGVDPMKVRAPKPR
- a CDS encoding catalase, producing MEKKTPNATGSTTQAGIPAVSDRNSLTVGNDGPVVLHDHHLIETMQHFNRMNVPERRPHAKGAGAFGTFEVTEDVSRYTKADFLQPGKKTEMLARFSTVAGELGSPDTWRDVRGFALKFYTEEGNFDMVGNNTPVFFVRDPMKFAHFIRSQKRLPDSGLRDGTMQWDFWTNNPESAHQVTYLMGERGLPKTWRHMNGYSSHTYSLVNAAGERFWVKWHFQTNQGMEHLTNEEAEQMAGANADFHRQDLFEAIGRGEHPSWDLYFQIMPYDEAKEYRFNPFDLTKVWSKKDYPRIRVGTMTLNRNPENFFAQIEQASFSPANMVPGTGNSPDKMLLGRTFSYQDAQRYRVGTNFQQLPVNRPINEVHTYNFEGNMWYDHTGARSVYAPNSFGDSWSDEEGPVENGWEADGELTRHAYNLHADDDDFGQPGTLVREVFDDAQRDEFVKTVAGALDGVAEPVLSNAFQYWKNVDPVIGQRIEDAVKAAPGDTAVPGMGIDADD
- the glnA gene encoding type I glutamate--ammonia ligase, with protein sequence MFTDSSEVLAFIKEEDVKFLDIRFTDLPGVQQHFNIPASTVDEDFFAVGQMFDGSSIRGFASIDESDMQLIPDVTTAYVDPFRTHKTLVMIFDIYNPRNGEIYAKDPRQVAKKAEKYLESTGIADTAFFAPEAEFYIFDDVRYEVSGGKSFYQVDSIEASWNSAREEEGGNLGNKTQPKGGYFPVPPVDKQADLRDDISLNLIEVGLDLERAHHEVGAPGQAEINYKFDTMVHAADDVLKFKYIVKNTADKWGKTATFMPKPVFGDNGSGMHTHQSLWLDGKPLFFDEQGYAQLSDVARWYIGGLLAHAPAVLAFTNPTINSYHRLVKGYEAPINLVYSAGNRSAAVRIPLTGANPKAKRLEFRAPDASSNPYLAFAAQLMAGIDGIKNRIEPLAPIDKDLYELPPEEAKGIPQLPTTLPEALEALRQDHAFLLEGGVFSEELIETWINYKVENEILPLAQRPHPYEFELYYGV